Proteins co-encoded in one Ooceraea biroi isolate clonal line C1 chromosome 9, Obir_v5.4, whole genome shotgun sequence genomic window:
- the LOC113562654 gene encoding uncharacterized protein LOC113562654, translating to MGFRSWDLYEYPLLQSTTKHSWAIKTATQLEKPRYVIFALKTGRKNVMSEDVTIFDDCKLTNVKLYLNSEFYPYDDLNVDFEKNKNAILYNMYSRFRRAYYNCNCAEAYLTPTNFLLRGPFVVIDCSRQNESVKSATVDVRLEFECKENVPPNTTAYCLIIHDRVVEYSPLTNVVRRVT from the coding sequence ATGGGTTTCCGATCGTGGGACCTGTACGAGTATCCGCTGTTACAGAGCACGACCAAGCATTCGTGGGCCATTAAGACCGCAACTCAGCTTGAGAAGCCGCGATACGTCATCTTTGCTTTGAAGACAGGCCGGAAGAACGTCATGTCCGAGGACGTTACCATATTCGACGACTGCAAACTAACCAACGTGAAACTGTATCTCAACTCGGAATTTTATCCATACGACGACTTGAATGTGGATTTCGAGAAGAACAAAAACGCCATCCTTTACAACATGTATTCACGTTTCCGTAGGGCTTATTATAACTGCAATTGCGCCGAGGCATACTTGACTCCTACCAACTTTCTTCTTCGTGGACCTTTCGTGGTTatcgattgttcgcgacaGAACGAGTCTGTCAAGAGTGCCACCGTGGATGTGCGATTGGAATTTGAGTGCAAGGAGAATGTACCGCCAAATACAACGGCCTACTGTCTCATCATACACGATCGCGTGGTCGAATACAGCCCGTTGACCAACGTTGTACGCAGAGTCACCTAA
- the LOC105276617 gene encoding uncharacterized protein LOC105276617 gives MNYRTLVSRSVSWDNASTLRPRIRPHCERKSSEKQRFARRPYSRGSSAVEVEGVPEGVSRLRERGAGGWGRGGGGRRRDSFRAANPYAITSLCGNVGGVKE, from the exons ATGAACTATCGAACACTGGTGAGCAGAAGTGTTTCGTGGGACAACGCAAGCACTCTTCGGCCACGAATACGACCACATTGCGAACGGAAGAGCAGTGAGAAACAG AGGTTTGCGCGAAGACCATATTCACGCGGGTCGTCCGCGGTCGAGGTCGAGGGGGTTCCAGAAGGGGTCAGCCGTTTGCGCGAGCGTGGAGCAGGAGGAtggggaagaggaggaggcggaAGAAGAAGGGATTCATTCAGAGCGGCGAATCCTTATGCTATAACGTCAC tATGCGGGAATGTAGGAGGAGTGAAGGAgtag